One region of Paralichthys olivaceus isolate ysfri-2021 chromosome 12, ASM2471397v2, whole genome shotgun sequence genomic DNA includes:
- the mrpl35 gene encoding large ribosomal subunit protein bL35m, whose translation MAAALARRVSVFLRPLSASLRPGTPQLRQLSSLIHPSPLYSSAAAAAVRAPLPAAAYQTPRYHILQRVSALVPSLTLQPSRSLIYYSLKKGKRKTVKSVTQRFLRLHCGLWIRRKAGYKKKLWKKKPDRRKRLREFVICNKTQSKLLDKMTCSFWKRRNWYLDDPYLKYQDRVNLKP comes from the exons ATGGCCGCGGCCTTAGCGAGGAGGGTGTCCG tgttccTGAGGCCGCTGTCTGCCTCTCTTCGCCCCGGGACACCGCAGCTCCGTCAGCTCTCCAGCCTCATCCACCCTTCGCCGCTCTACAGCTCCGCTGCTGCGGCCGCCGTCCGCGCTCCTCTGCCGGCTGCAGCCTATCAGACACCCCGCTACCACATCCTCCAACG GGTGTCAGCTCTTGTTCCCAGTCTGACTCTGCAGCCAAGCAGAAGTCTGATCTACTATAGTCTGAAGAAGGGGAAGAGAAAAACTGTCAAATCTGTCACACAAAGATTCCTGAGGCTGCACTGTGGACTTTGGATCAGACGCAAg gCTGGATACAAGAAGAAACTGTGGAAGAAGAAACCTGACAGACGAAAGCGCCTGAGGGAGTTTGTCATCTGtaacaaaacacagagcaaaCTTTTAGATAAAATGACATGTTCTttttggaagaggaggaactGGTATCTAGATGATCCATACCTGAAATACCAAGACCGGGTAAACCTCAAACCGTGA
- the LOC109627812 gene encoding multiple epidermal growth factor-like domains protein 11 isoform X1: MTLMRDLIPLRESDFHIKNNGSSTTCQGCDAVDGHCSGVAIDNIRRMMECRGLLPLIAAACFIGLVGSQTTLTPAVVSTTLIENVTSLTITPVILSSTTPGCSAFNTSTCEPCAPGSQYDNNTLLCACCSDPGLCLFPGACLACARGFYQSLAGQQQCLPCSQGSYTNFTGSPLCHPCPAGSFNNNSGADSCTSCSPGFFSSQLSSTMCAPCSRGSFCNSSGCSHCQMCPVGTEALQNAAKDCTQCRPGMHKASHQTMCQICGSGFYQIHWGQESCDVCPENHYCPVSAAASTFCTLQPLQCAPTTYCSLQTLHPPPSDPSTFVFERCPACLSLISFFQSPDVNPILCPNDAFCPAGSLAPGYCMETFFRKAGDVCELAPVTIALLVIGGGVALLFIILMILRRRRDTDGELTVARAPLLCKERPQGRYYGIPCDAEPVYAGW, translated from the exons ATGACACTGATGAGAGACCTGATCCCACTGAGAGAGAGCGACttccacattaaaaacaacgGCAGCTCGACCACTTGTCAGGGATGCGATGCTGTAGACGGACACTGCTCGGGGGTCGCAATCGATAATATCCGGAGGATGATGGAGTGTCGGGGACTTCTGCCTCTTATAGCCGCCGCTTGTTTCATAG GACTGGTGGGAAGCCAAACCACACTTACCCCTGCTGTGGTCAGCACCACTCTCATCGAGAATGTGACCAGTCTGACTATTACTCCCGTGATTCTCAGCAGCACGACCCCAGGCTGCTCTGCGTTCAACACTTCAACCTGTGAGCCTTGTGCTCCGGGATCACAATACGACAATA ACACCCTGCTGTGTGCATGCTGTTCTGACCCCGGGTTGTGTCTATTTCCTGGAGCCTGCCTGGCATGCGCCAGAGGTTTCTATCAGTCCCTTGCAGGACAGCAGCAGTGTCTGCCCTGCAGCCAGGGCTCCTACACAAA TTTCACTGGAAGTCCATTATGTCACCCCTGCCCTGCTGGATCCTTCAACAACAATAGTGGTGCAGACAGCTGCACAAGTTGTTCACCAG GTTTCTTTTCATCACAACTAAGTTCCACTATGTGCGCACCATGTTCAAGAGGAAGTTTTTGCAA TTCCTCTGGTTGCTCACATTGCCAGATGTGTCCTGTAGGAACAGAGGCTCTACAGAACGCTGCTAAAGACTGCACACAGTGTCGGCCAG GCATGCACAAGGCTTCCCATCAAACTATGTGTCAGATCTGCGGCAGTGGCTTCTATCAGATCCACTGGGGCCAGGAAAGCTGTGACGTCTGCCCAGAGAATCACTACTGCCCTGTGAGTGCTGCAGCCTCGACATTCTGCACTCTGCAGCCTCTACAATGTGCACCCACCACATACTGCAGTCTCCAAACTCTGCACCCTCCACCCTCTGATCCATCTACATTTGTGTTTGAGAGATGTCCTGCATGTTTGTCCCTCATATCATTTTTTCAGAGTCCAGATGTGAACCCCATTCTGTGTCCCAACGATGCCTTTTGTCCAGCGGGCAGTTTGGCTCCAGGCTACTGCATGGAGACCTTCTTCCGCAAAGCAGGGGATGTTTGTGAGCTGGCTCCTGTCACTATTGCTCTGTTAGTTATTGGAGGTGGAG TGGCGCTGCTCTTCATCATTTTAATGATTCTGCGTCGACGGAGAGACACTGACGGAGAACTGACTGTTGCTCGAGCTCCACTGTTATGCAAAGAGCGGCCTCAAGGTCGATACTACGGCATCCCCTGTGATGCAGAACCTGTGTATGCTGGCTGGTGA
- the LOC109627812 gene encoding extracellular matrix organizing protein FRAS1 isoform X2 yields MTLMRDLIPLRESDFHIKNNGSSTTCQGCDAVDGHCSGVAIDNIRRMMECRGLLPLIAAACFIGLVGSQTTLTPAVVSTTLIENVTSLTITPVILSSTTPGCSAFNTSTCEPCAPGSQYDNNTLLCACCSDPGLCLFPGACLACARGFYQSLAGQQQCLPCSQGSYTNFTGSPLCHPCPAGSFNNNSGADSCTSCSPGFFSSQLSSTMCAPCSRGSFCNSSGCSHCQMCPVGTEALQNAAKDCTQCRPGMHKASHQTMCQICGSGFYQIHWGQESCDVCPENHYCPSPDVNPILCPNDAFCPAGSLAPGYCMETFFRKAGDVCELAPVTIALLVIGGGVALLFIILMILRRRRDTDGELTVARAPLLCKERPQGRYYGIPCDAEPVYAGW; encoded by the exons ATGACACTGATGAGAGACCTGATCCCACTGAGAGAGAGCGACttccacattaaaaacaacgGCAGCTCGACCACTTGTCAGGGATGCGATGCTGTAGACGGACACTGCTCGGGGGTCGCAATCGATAATATCCGGAGGATGATGGAGTGTCGGGGACTTCTGCCTCTTATAGCCGCCGCTTGTTTCATAG GACTGGTGGGAAGCCAAACCACACTTACCCCTGCTGTGGTCAGCACCACTCTCATCGAGAATGTGACCAGTCTGACTATTACTCCCGTGATTCTCAGCAGCACGACCCCAGGCTGCTCTGCGTTCAACACTTCAACCTGTGAGCCTTGTGCTCCGGGATCACAATACGACAATA ACACCCTGCTGTGTGCATGCTGTTCTGACCCCGGGTTGTGTCTATTTCCTGGAGCCTGCCTGGCATGCGCCAGAGGTTTCTATCAGTCCCTTGCAGGACAGCAGCAGTGTCTGCCCTGCAGCCAGGGCTCCTACACAAA TTTCACTGGAAGTCCATTATGTCACCCCTGCCCTGCTGGATCCTTCAACAACAATAGTGGTGCAGACAGCTGCACAAGTTGTTCACCAG GTTTCTTTTCATCACAACTAAGTTCCACTATGTGCGCACCATGTTCAAGAGGAAGTTTTTGCAA TTCCTCTGGTTGCTCACATTGCCAGATGTGTCCTGTAGGAACAGAGGCTCTACAGAACGCTGCTAAAGACTGCACACAGTGTCGGCCAG GCATGCACAAGGCTTCCCATCAAACTATGTGTCAGATCTGCGGCAGTGGCTTCTATCAGATCCACTGGGGCCAGGAAAGCTGTGACGTCTGCCCAGAGAATCACTACTGCCCT AGTCCAGATGTGAACCCCATTCTGTGTCCCAACGATGCCTTTTGTCCAGCGGGCAGTTTGGCTCCAGGCTACTGCATGGAGACCTTCTTCCGCAAAGCAGGGGATGTTTGTGAGCTGGCTCCTGTCACTATTGCTCTGTTAGTTATTGGAGGTGGAG TGGCGCTGCTCTTCATCATTTTAATGATTCTGCGTCGACGGAGAGACACTGACGGAGAACTGACTGTTGCTCGAGCTCCACTGTTATGCAAAGAGCGGCCTCAAGGTCGATACTACGGCATCCCCTGTGATGCAGAACCTGTGTATGCTGGCTGGTGA
- the LOC109627912 gene encoding cilia- and flagella-associated protein 99-like isoform X3, whose product MLVSTFTHIFSDGTISQKEKGREASLDIEQKAAQHKRVLALQKKSEEKQQDLQRLNQIKSSEAKTAEHGCCKMASIYGSLVKEAIALLDKFSAGKQSLDDFIKDAAKDLQNMDAQHKKFILDVVSGCTEYKKLLDAVVNVFYGQNGSWLSRGDRSQFLIICYLTTFVLDDIGLQCFSNIVKSLDIKKMHTFLNFFFTHLTTWIQEEWNNIYDAACVEEQWIGPLLRWRPDIDILMDQLALKISCGSQVKKAPIKITKPREFCLTKPKPRPLPIPKLIPQQEKYKPVPNSTYKAPKEMQIIKEIKQENHQKTKELLNEANVKQFRCGNPEKSEKTKRAMSQIQKDLDSKLQFKPFHHSEPPPSNKNINCPVKPNNAAKLRQRALYNHKKKEALQRVERLAEGGGEASSFVQWQKNMRERDLQEELAKLEQRHLEGLISHKEAEIARINIMESNQKAAQLKKEETAQLMREYAEKRLQEEEELRDLVQQVAEGHKNSKMAKEKLQQFKQSIVREVSGQSQALLRQALEEAQAELSRKFQTILEIRAIESLPHIRMKYFDDTKTAGHELMGEMSMIELKLRLAHLKEVQQTEQREKHEHILEEKQKKKKLDLESEIEYLRERVMAQAETTREKERKATLDLQQKVAQEKRVLAMQKKLEEEQRRLEQIKSSKAKTAEQTTRKTVTAEEKCELMKKNLEQLIQRAF is encoded by the exons GAAAGCTGCTCAACACAAAAGAGTTTTGGCTCTGCAGAAGAAGTCTGAGGAAAAACAGCAAGATCTGCAAAGACTCAACCAAATCAAGAGCAGCGAGGCCAAAACCGCTGAGCATG GTTGTTGTAAAATGGCATCCATCTATGGATCTCTTGTCAAGGAGGCTATTGCATTGCTGGATAAATTCAGCGCTGGCAAACAGAGTTTGGATGACTTCATAAAAGATGCTGCTAAAGATCTGCAG AACATGGATGCTCAGCATAAGAAGTTCATACTTGATGTTGTCTCTGGATGCACTGAGTACAAAAAGTTACTGGACGCAGTTGTCAACGTCTTCTACGGCCAGAATGGGAGTTGGTTATCCAGAGGTGACCGGAGCCAGTTTCTCA TTATCTGTTACCTCACCACATTCGTCCTCGATGACATTGGGCTTCAGTGTTTTAGCAACATTGTCAAATCTCTGGACATCAAGAAGATGCACACA TTCCTCAACTTCTTCTTCACGCACCTCACCACATGGATACAGGAAGAGTGGAATAATATCTACGATGCAGCCTGTGTGGAGGAACAGTGGATCGGTCCCCTGCTGAG ATGGCGCCCCGATATTGATATTCTAATGGACCAGCTTGCTTTGAAAATATCCTGTGGGAGTCAGGTCAAGAAAGCTCCAATCAAAATCACAAAGCCCCGGGAGTTCTGTCTCACCAAACCCAAACCTCGACCTCTGCCGATCCCAAAGCTCATCCCACAGCAGGAAAAATACAAACCG GTACCAAACAGCACATACAAGGCTCCAAAGGAGATGCAGATCATAAAGGAGATAAAACAGGAGAACCATCAGAAGACTAAG GAACTGCTAAATGAGGCAAATGTGAAACAGTTCAGATGTGGGAATCCAGAGAAGTCTGAAAAGACCAAG CGAGCGATGTCCCAGATTCAGAAAGACTTGGATTCAAAGCTCCAGTTCAAGCCATTTCATCACTCTGAACCTCCACCCAGTAATAAG AACATAAACTGTCCCGTCAAGCCCAACAATGCAGCCAAGCTGAGGCAGAGGGCGCTCTATAACCATAAGAAGAAGGAGGCGCTGCAAAG GGTGGAGCGTTTGgcagaaggaggaggtgaggccTCCTCTTTCGTACAGTGGCAGAAGAATATGCGAGAGAGGGACCTTCAGGAGGAGCTGGCCAAGCTTGAGCAAAGGCATCTGGAGGGACTCATCAGTCACAAGGAGGCAGAAATTGCCCGAATAAACATCATGGAGAGCAACCAGAAGGCCGCTCAGCTCAAGAAAGAAGAG ACAGCTCAGCTGATGAGGGAATATGCTGAGAAGAGGttgcaggaagaggaagaactgAGGGACTTGGTACAACAAGTGGCAGAAGGACACAAGAACTCAAAAATGGCCAAAGAGAAGTTACAGCAATTCAAGCAAAGTATAG TGAGAGAAGTCTCAGGGCAAAGTCAAGCACTCCTTCGACAAGCACTGGAGGAAGCACAGGCAGAACTGAGCAGGAAGTTTCAAACCATCCTTGAAATCCGTGCCATTGAGTCACTTCCTCACATCCGAATGAAATATTTTGACGACACAAAG ACTGCAGGACATGAACTGATGGGAGAGATGTCCATGATCGAGCTGAAGTTGCGACTGGCCCACCTGAAGGAAGTCCAGCAAACAGAGCAGCGGGAGAAACATGAGCACAtcctggaggagaagcagaaaaagaagaagctggatTTGGAATCAGAGATCGAGTACCTCCGCGAGAGAGTAATGGCACAGGCTGAAACCACCAG GGAAAAGGAGAGGAAGGCCACCCTGGATCTTCAGCAGAAAGTTGCTCAAGAAAAGAGAGTTCTGGCTATGCAGAAGAAGCTCGAGGAAGAGCAGCGAAGACTAGAGCAAATCAAGAGCAGCAAGGCCAAAACCGCTGAACAAACAACAAGA AAAACCGTGACGGCGGAGGAGAAGTGTGAGTTGATGAAAAAGAATTTAGAGCAGTTGATCCAGAGGGCCTTTTAA